A window of Gudongella oleilytica genomic DNA:
GGTTCTTATAGCAGCTGGTGACACATTCAGAGCTGCTGCTATAGAACAGTTGGAGGAATGGAGTAAAAGGGCAGGTGTTGACATAGTTGCCCACACTGAAGGTTCAGATCCTGCAGCAGTTATTTTTGACGGCATACAAGCAGCCAAAGCTCGAAAGTCTGATATATTGATTTGTGATACAGCAGGTAGGCTTCATAATAAATCAAACTTAATGAACGAGCTCGGAAAGATTTTCAGGATAATTGAGAGGGAATATCCCGAGGCAACCAAAGAAATACTCTTGGTTTTGGATGCGACAACTGGTCAGAATGCAATCAACCAGGCCAAAGTGTTTAAAGAGGTAGCACAAATTACTGGAGTTGCCCTCACAAAGCTCGATGGTACCGCTAAAGGTGGAGTAGCCATTGCACTTCAAACAGAACTTGCACTCCCAATTAAGCTAATAGGTGTAGGAGAGAGCATTGAAGATCTTCAGCCTTTCTCAGTTGACTCTTTCGTTGAGGCTATGTTTGAATAATCTGGAAAAGCTTGACAACTCAATGTGCATAGAATAGAATAGTACTGTCAAGGAATTTACTTGACAGTACTTTTGGTTGGTGATAGAATGGACAAGTTGGTTAAAATAGGTATACTGCTTGATTTCTATGGTAAACTACTCAGTGAAAAGCAATATCAGATAATGGAACTATACTATCTTAATGATTTTTCACTTTCAGAAATCGGTGAGGAGCTGCGAATTAGCAGACAAAGTGTCTTTGATACCATAAAACGCTCTGAAGAAAAGCTCTATTCCTTTGAAAACGAGCTTGGTCTTGTGGATAAATTTTATTCCAGCCAGGACACTATACGTGATATAAGAAAAATAGCTGCTGAAATTTATGAAATTGGGGAAAATGGGGCAAACAAGGAAATAATGGATAAAGCCATAGGTATAGAGGAGAGGATCTCTAAAATACTTATCTAAGGAGTATCATCCTAAATATGGCAGGAGGGTTCAAAATTGGTGTTTGAAAGCTTATCTGAAAAGCTGCAAAATGCTCTTGGTAAGCTCAAGGGCAAGGGTAAGATAAATGAAAAAGATCTTGATGCTGCTCTTCGAGAGGTCCGATTAGCACTCCTTGAGGCAGACGTTAACTTTAAGGTAGTTAAAGATTTTATAAAGAGGATAAAGGAAAGGGCTCTTGGTGCAGAAGTAATGGAGAGTCTTACTCCGGGTCAGCAGGTAGTCAAGATAGTTAATGACGAGTTGACGGCTTTAATGGGAGAAAAAGAAGAAAAGCTTGAGTTTGCTTCTTCTCCTCCTACTGTGATCCTTATGTGTGGTCTCCAGGGAGCTGGTAAAACTACAACCACTGGAAAACTTGCAGGTCTGCTCAAAAAGCAAGGCAAAAGACCATTGCTTGTTGCGTGCGACGTTTATAGGCCAGCTGCAATTAAGCAGCTTGAAGTGGTAGGTGAAAAAGTAAGCGTACCTGTTTTCTCGATGGGAGACAAGAATAACCCTGTAGACATTGCAAAGGCTGCACTTGAGCATGGCAAAAAGCATGGAAACGACGTAATAATCGTAGATACTGCTGGAAGGCTTCACATCGATGAGGAATTGATGGAAGAAATTGTTAATATCAAGGCTACTGTAAAGCCAAAGGAGACACTACTCGTTTTGGATGCTATGACAGGCCAGGATGCAGTAAATGTAGCTGAGAGCTTTAATGAAAGACTTGGAATAACTGGAGTCGTCCTTACAAAGCTTGATGGAGATGCAAGAGGCGGTGCAGCACTTTCAATCAGGGCTGTAACAAATAAGCCAATTAAATTCGTAGGCATGGGAGAAAAAGCAGATCAACTTGAGCCTTTCCACCCTGACAGAATGGCATCGAGAATTTTAGGAATGGGCGATGTGCTTAGCCTGATAGAAAAGGCGCAAGCTGGTATCGACGAGAAAAAGGCAATTGAACTTGAGAAGAAAATGAGGACAGCTCAGTTCACCTTTGACGACTTTCTGGACCAGTTGGAGCAAATGAAGAAAATGGGACCTTTGGATGAGCTTTTGGGTATGATCCCGGGGATGAATTCTAAAGCTCTTAAAGGACTTGACCTCAATCCTAAGGATCTGATAAAGACAGAAGCAATCATAAAGTCCATGACTAAAAGAGAAAGAGACAATCCGGATGTTATCGACAGCAGCAGAAGAAAGAGAATAGCTGCTGGAAGCGGAACAACCGTATCAGATGTGAATAGATTATTAAAACAATTTAAAGAAACTAAGAAAATGATGAAAAAATTCTCAGAAATGAGCAAAGGTCCGAAGAAGAAAGGGAAAATAGGATTCCCCTTTTTCTAAATAGATATCAAATTACAGGAGGTGAAATTAATGGCAGTTAAAATCAGACTTAAGAGAATGGGTGCAAAGAAGAATCCTTTCTATAGAATCGTAGTTGCAGATTCAAGATCACCAAGAGACGGGAGATTCATTGAGGAAATTGGCTACTACAATCCGCTTACCGAACCTAAGACTATAAAGGTTGACAGTGAGAAGGCTGAAAAATGGCTTAAGAACGGTGCAAAACCTACTGAGACAGTTGAAAAGCTCTTCAAGGATAGTGGATTGTACAACAAGGCAGAGGAAGCAACTGAAAAATAATCCTGGAGGTGCACACTATGGGTGAATTGGTAGAGTTTATTGCAAAGTCACTGGTAGACAATCCTGACATGGTCAGTGTAAATGAAGTGGAAGGCTCTCAATCCATAATAATCGAGATCAAGGTTGCACCTGCGGACATGGGTAAGATAATTGGAAAGCAGGGACGGATCGCCAAAGCGATAAGAACTGTTGTTAAAGCTGCCGCGATCAAAGACAACAAGAGAGTTGTCGTTGAAATATTGCAGTAGTTATGCCTTACCGGACAGGTGAAAGAAATGGGATATACCGCCATTGGCAAAATCACTAATTCTCATGGCGTAAAGGGAGATATTAAGATATTTCCTCTGACTGACGATCCGGATAGGTTCTTCTCTCTTAAGAAGGCTTACGTCGGAGAGATCAAGGAAGAGGTATTGCCTGAAGAACCAAGGATCCACAAGGGAATGGTCCTTATGAGGCTTAAAGGTTTGGAGGATATAAATAAAATACTTCGATTCAAGGGACAGTATATCTATGTCTTAGATGATGACAGAATCAAATTGCCTGAAGGAAGATACTTCATATCAGATCTTATAGGGTGTGAGGTTTATGACATGACTGAAAGAAAGCTTGGAACGATAAAGGATGTTCTTCAGGGAGCAGCTAACGATGTTTATGTTATCGACGGCGGCAATGGTATGGAATATCTTATACCTGCAGTTGAGAGGTTTATAGTGTCGGTCAGTATAGCCGATAAAAGGATCCAGGTGGATCCAATAGAAGGAATGATTGAATGAAAATCGATGTTTTGACATTGTTCCCTGAATTATTCGACGTGTTGAAAAGCTATAGCATCGTAGGTAGGGCAATATCCGAAAAAAAACTTGAGGTTTCAGCCGTAAATATAAGAGATTTCTCTGATGATAAACACGGAAGGGTGGACGACTACCCTTATGGTGGAGGCAAGGGCATGGTCATCAAACCAGAGCCTGTATATTCGTCTATATTGTCAGTAAGAAGTCCAAATAGCAGAATCATTTACTTGTCTCCTCAGGGAGTTCCGTTAACACAGGAGAAGGTGGTCGAGCTTTCATCAGAAGATCATCTTATACTGTTGGCTGGACATTATGAAGGAATAGACTGCAGGGTAATTGAGAGCTTTGTTGATGAGGAGATATCTATAGGAGATTATGTTCTTACAGGTGGTGAGATACCTGCCATGGTGTTAATAGACTCAATTGCAAGATTACTTCCCGGTGTGTTGGCATCGGACGAATCCTACCAGATCGAATCCCATTACAATGGACTGCTGGAGTATCCTCAGTACACACGTCCCAGAGTATTTATGGGTATGAAGGTCCCAGGAGTATTATTGAGTGGAGACCATGAGAAAATATCGTTGTGGAGAAAGCTCAGTTCGTTAAAAACTACTATAGTAAAGAGACCAGATCTTATAAGCAGGTTAAAAGAAGGCAATAGCGACCTGGATGAGCTCTGGATATTGCTGGACAGACTGGGTAAAAGATAGTTGTCTAAATCAGAACGCTATGCTATAATACAAAAGGTATTTACTAAGAACGGTCCTCTGCAAATGCTGCAAGAACGTTTAGATAGAAGGGAGGATACTAAATAATGGATATAATCAAAATGCTGGAAGCTGAACAATTGAGAAATGATCTTCCTGAGTTTGCTGTAGGCGACAACGTACAGGTTCACTACAAGGTAGTTGAG
This region includes:
- the ftsY gene encoding signal recognition particle-docking protein FtsY, with the protein product MFNWFKKDKGNIIEDKVQNQGYLDKLRIGLSKTRKEMSNKLEDIFTGYKGIEDELFEDLEDILVSTDAGVGPSVKIIERLKVRVREEKATESQQVRNLLKDEIKKLMVESVQENDLHLEPHPSVLLVVGVNGVGKTTTIGKLAYGFKQSGKKVLIAAGDTFRAAAIEQLEEWSKRAGVDIVAHTEGSDPAAVIFDGIQAAKARKSDILICDTAGRLHNKSNLMNELGKIFRIIEREYPEATKEILLVLDATTGQNAINQAKVFKEVAQITGVALTKLDGTAKGGVAIALQTELALPIKLIGVGESIEDLQPFSVDSFVEAMFE
- the ylxM gene encoding YlxM family DNA-binding protein translates to MDKLVKIGILLDFYGKLLSEKQYQIMELYYLNDFSLSEIGEELRISRQSVFDTIKRSEEKLYSFENELGLVDKFYSSQDTIRDIRKIAAEIYEIGENGANKEIMDKAIGIEERISKILI
- the ffh gene encoding signal recognition particle protein encodes the protein MVFESLSEKLQNALGKLKGKGKINEKDLDAALREVRLALLEADVNFKVVKDFIKRIKERALGAEVMESLTPGQQVVKIVNDELTALMGEKEEKLEFASSPPTVILMCGLQGAGKTTTTGKLAGLLKKQGKRPLLVACDVYRPAAIKQLEVVGEKVSVPVFSMGDKNNPVDIAKAALEHGKKHGNDVIIVDTAGRLHIDEELMEEIVNIKATVKPKETLLVLDAMTGQDAVNVAESFNERLGITGVVLTKLDGDARGGAALSIRAVTNKPIKFVGMGEKADQLEPFHPDRMASRILGMGDVLSLIEKAQAGIDEKKAIELEKKMRTAQFTFDDFLDQLEQMKKMGPLDELLGMIPGMNSKALKGLDLNPKDLIKTEAIIKSMTKRERDNPDVIDSSRRKRIAAGSGTTVSDVNRLLKQFKETKKMMKKFSEMSKGPKKKGKIGFPFF
- the rpsP gene encoding 30S ribosomal protein S16 gives rise to the protein MAVKIRLKRMGAKKNPFYRIVVADSRSPRDGRFIEEIGYYNPLTEPKTIKVDSEKAEKWLKNGAKPTETVEKLFKDSGLYNKAEEATEK
- a CDS encoding KH domain-containing protein; this encodes MGELVEFIAKSLVDNPDMVSVNEVEGSQSIIIEIKVAPADMGKIIGKQGRIAKAIRTVVKAAAIKDNKRVVVEILQ
- the rimM gene encoding ribosome maturation factor RimM (Essential for efficient processing of 16S rRNA); translated protein: MGYTAIGKITNSHGVKGDIKIFPLTDDPDRFFSLKKAYVGEIKEEVLPEEPRIHKGMVLMRLKGLEDINKILRFKGQYIYVLDDDRIKLPEGRYFISDLIGCEVYDMTERKLGTIKDVLQGAANDVYVIDGGNGMEYLIPAVERFIVSVSIADKRIQVDPIEGMIE
- the trmD gene encoding tRNA (guanosine(37)-N1)-methyltransferase TrmD gives rise to the protein MKIDVLTLFPELFDVLKSYSIVGRAISEKKLEVSAVNIRDFSDDKHGRVDDYPYGGGKGMVIKPEPVYSSILSVRSPNSRIIYLSPQGVPLTQEKVVELSSEDHLILLAGHYEGIDCRVIESFVDEEISIGDYVLTGGEIPAMVLIDSIARLLPGVLASDESYQIESHYNGLLEYPQYTRPRVFMGMKVPGVLLSGDHEKISLWRKLSSLKTTIVKRPDLISRLKEGNSDLDELWILLDRLGKR